In Hahella sp. KA22, one genomic interval encodes:
- a CDS encoding EAL and HDOD domain-containing protein: MTVEQILLARQPIVNATKEIVGYELLFRSNEQPAQFDGNAATSQVLLNAFTEISIGEVTGGAKAFVNFTETLLMQPPPFSKELLVIEILETIELTDEIVTAIIRLGKNGFTLALDDYVPGTKYDELLPYVSIVKLEFPAIPKDRLEQTVTHLKGLNITLLAEKVETHEDFEYCRDLGCDLFQGYFFSKPEIITGRKLAHNRMAVMELIAKVQNPTLSIDQIIKTITSDPSLSVKLLQLVNSAAYRRPRTIESIHMAVMLLGISRIKSWATLLALSNIEDKPKALITIALIRARMCELIAQSIEPQAADLYFTVGLFSCLEAFFDMPMEEILNKLPLSERVSDALVKMKGKPGLALHTTLQYERCKLDTIHWNLLEKMNLNSGEISATYRQAILWANEQSAFRA; encoded by the coding sequence ATGACCGTTGAGCAGATTCTTCTGGCGCGCCAGCCAATTGTTAACGCAACAAAAGAGATAGTAGGTTACGAGCTGTTGTTTCGCTCAAATGAACAGCCGGCTCAATTCGACGGCAATGCAGCCACCTCTCAAGTTTTGCTCAACGCCTTTACAGAGATATCTATCGGAGAGGTAACCGGCGGCGCAAAAGCATTTGTAAACTTCACAGAAACGCTTTTAATGCAGCCGCCCCCCTTCTCTAAAGAACTCCTGGTTATTGAAATACTGGAGACCATAGAGCTAACTGATGAAATCGTGACGGCGATCATCCGCCTGGGCAAGAACGGCTTCACCCTCGCTCTCGACGACTATGTCCCAGGCACCAAGTACGACGAACTCCTGCCATATGTATCCATCGTTAAGCTTGAATTTCCCGCAATTCCAAAAGACAGGTTAGAGCAGACGGTCACACACCTAAAAGGCCTGAACATCACCCTGCTGGCGGAAAAAGTAGAGACTCATGAAGATTTTGAATACTGTCGTGACTTAGGATGCGACCTGTTTCAGGGATATTTCTTCAGCAAGCCGGAAATCATCACTGGGCGCAAACTGGCGCACAACCGAATGGCGGTGATGGAGTTGATCGCCAAAGTGCAAAACCCCACGCTTTCCATAGACCAGATCATCAAAACCATCACCAGCGACCCTTCTCTTAGCGTAAAGCTGCTGCAGTTGGTCAACTCCGCCGCCTATCGGCGTCCGCGGACGATTGAGTCCATTCATATGGCCGTCATGCTGCTGGGGATCAGCCGCATCAAGTCCTGGGCGACCTTGTTGGCGCTGTCCAACATTGAGGATAAACCTAAAGCGCTGATCACCATCGCATTGATTCGCGCCCGCATGTGCGAGCTTATAGCCCAGTCCATAGAGCCCCAGGCCGCCGACCTTTATTTCACCGTCGGCCTGTTTTCCTGCCTGGAAGCTTTTTTTGACATGCCCATGGAAGAGATACTGAACAAGCTCCCTCTTTCCGAGAGAGTCAGTGACGCCCTGGTAAAAATGAAAGGCAAACCAGGGCTGGCGTTACATACCACCTTGCAGTACGAGCGCTGCAAACTGGACACCATCCATTGGAACCTGCTGGAAAAGATGAATCTCAATAGCGGAGAAATCAGCGCCACCTACCGCCAGGCGATTCTGTGGGCTAACGAACAATCCGCATTTAGAGCCTGA
- a CDS encoding RICIN domain-containing protein: protein MKNSLKKILAAGVLATAASTSQAVTVDLMVVYDSYTSSYFKGDVNTAVRNWVSQVNNMYANSQIDVQLRLVGAYAHEETGSNMTEVLGNLRVDSWVNQKRQEVGADYVTQLHRTGSCGVAYVAVDRNWSYGVVGPSCGPTTLAHELGHTMGLNHSRRQGDQSGSRYRYGLGHGVDGVFATIMTYEWLFNAPKIAKFSNPNLQCNGLPCGVAAGASNEADAARAINNVRSEMAGFMPTKVGGGNPDGGDNNGGDNNNGGDNNNGASNIYTMKAKNSGKCADVYGGDRRDGASVIQWSCHGGNNQRWQFIHLGNGVHQIKSVNSGKCLDLFGASQYNGAYAGQWTCNSSNNQKWQAFKNSDGTYRLIAVHSGKALDVDAAGGTYNGARLRQWDWVGADNQRWIITSAGQ from the coding sequence ATGAAAAACAGCCTCAAAAAAATTCTGGCCGCGGGCGTTCTCGCCACGGCTGCATCCACTTCCCAAGCCGTCACCGTCGATCTGATGGTGGTGTATGATTCTTATACCTCAAGCTACTTCAAAGGCGATGTAAACACCGCTGTGCGTAACTGGGTCAGTCAGGTGAACAACATGTACGCCAACAGCCAGATTGACGTGCAACTGCGTCTGGTTGGCGCATACGCCCATGAAGAAACTGGCTCTAACATGACGGAAGTGTTGGGCAACCTGAGAGTGGATTCCTGGGTAAATCAGAAGCGTCAGGAAGTGGGCGCGGACTATGTGACTCAGTTGCATCGCACCGGCTCCTGCGGCGTGGCTTATGTCGCTGTCGACCGCAACTGGTCATACGGCGTGGTAGGACCAAGCTGCGGACCCACTACGTTGGCGCACGAACTCGGCCACACCATGGGGCTGAACCACTCCCGCCGTCAGGGCGACCAGAGTGGGTCGCGTTATCGTTATGGCCTGGGGCATGGCGTTGATGGCGTATTCGCCACGATCATGACTTACGAGTGGTTGTTCAACGCTCCTAAAATCGCCAAATTCTCTAACCCCAACCTGCAATGCAACGGTTTGCCTTGTGGTGTTGCGGCGGGCGCCTCCAACGAAGCGGACGCAGCACGCGCTATCAACAACGTGCGCAGCGAAATGGCGGGCTTCATGCCTACAAAAGTCGGCGGCGGCAACCCCGACGGCGGCGATAACAATGGTGGGGACAATAATAACGGCGGCGACAACAACAATGGCGCTTCCAATATTTACACCATGAAAGCCAAAAACTCCGGCAAGTGCGCGGACGTCTACGGCGGCGATCGTCGCGATGGCGCATCCGTCATTCAATGGAGCTGTCACGGCGGCAACAATCAGCGCTGGCAGTTTATTCACCTGGGTAACGGCGTTCATCAGATCAAATCCGTGAACAGCGGCAAGTGTCTGGACTTGTTCGGCGCGAGCCAATACAACGGCGCCTATGCCGGTCAATGGACCTGTAACAGCTCCAACAACCAAAAGTGGCAGGCGTTCAAGAACAGCGACGGAACTTATCGTCTGATCGCGGTTCACAGCGGCAAAGCGCTGGACGTAGACGCTGCGGGCGGTACCTACAATGGCGCAAGGCTGCGTCAGTGGGACTGGGTTGGCGCAGATAACCAGCGTTGGATTATCACCAGCGCAGGTCAATAA
- a CDS encoding RICIN domain-containing protein: MSKWLSCLTLAAAPLGAQAVTVDIMVVYDAYSAGRFGGEPATAIRSWVDQVNAMYQNSQIDVQLRLVGAFAHEESGSSMGEVLGNLRVDNWVIQKREEVGADYVTQVHKTGSCGVAYVAVHKDWAFSVTGPDCGPQVLAHEVGHTMGLNHSRRQGDQSGSRYRYGLGHGVDGVFGTIMTYEWLFNAPKVAKFSNPRVQCNGLPCGVPAGQSQEADAAQAINNVRNEIAAFKPTKTDGGNTSGDKVSVFQHYNYAGYSAALGEGQYRLSDLTSRGVRNDDLSSARVPSGMVLELYQHDNFGGAKTVYTSDVSGFPLSGVNDTTSSIIVKKSSGGGQSGAQPVDNGVYMLQAKHSGKCADVYGGKQEAGTPVIQWSCHQGNNQRWNFTHIKDGYYEVKAVHSGKCLDVSNSSRSNGATVQQWSCNGSAAQQWKAVDNGDGTFRLVSGVSGKVFDVKEVSTASGMAIHQWDWVGGDNQRWYLKRVK; this comes from the coding sequence ATGTCTAAATGGTTGTCCTGCTTGACTCTGGCGGCTGCTCCCCTGGGCGCGCAGGCTGTGACAGTGGATATTATGGTGGTGTACGACGCCTATTCCGCAGGACGCTTTGGCGGCGAACCGGCAACGGCCATCCGTAGCTGGGTGGACCAAGTTAACGCCATGTATCAAAACAGCCAGATAGACGTGCAACTGCGTTTGGTTGGCGCTTTCGCTCATGAAGAAAGCGGTTCCAGCATGGGAGAAGTGCTGGGCAACCTGCGTGTGGATAACTGGGTTATCCAGAAGCGCGAGGAAGTTGGCGCGGATTACGTTACGCAAGTACATAAAACCGGTTCCTGCGGCGTTGCATACGTCGCTGTACATAAGGATTGGGCGTTCAGCGTCACAGGTCCAGATTGTGGACCTCAGGTACTGGCCCACGAAGTCGGACATACCATGGGTCTTAACCACTCCCGTCGTCAGGGCGATCAAAGCGGATCGCGCTATCGTTACGGTCTCGGCCATGGCGTTGATGGCGTTTTTGGCACCATCATGACGTATGAATGGCTGTTCAATGCGCCGAAAGTCGCCAAATTCTCCAACCCGAGAGTGCAGTGCAACGGTCTTCCCTGCGGCGTGCCGGCGGGGCAGTCGCAAGAGGCGGATGCGGCTCAGGCGATTAACAATGTGCGTAACGAGATCGCTGCGTTCAAGCCGACCAAAACCGACGGCGGCAACACTTCCGGCGACAAAGTGTCTGTATTCCAGCATTACAACTACGCGGGTTACAGCGCGGCGTTGGGCGAAGGCCAGTATCGCCTGAGCGACTTGACCTCCCGCGGCGTTCGCAATGATGATCTGTCCTCAGCCCGCGTGCCTTCCGGCATGGTATTGGAACTGTATCAGCACGATAACTTCGGCGGCGCAAAAACCGTTTATACCTCAGATGTATCCGGCTTCCCGCTATCCGGCGTGAATGACACGACTTCCTCGATTATCGTCAAGAAAAGCAGCGGCGGCGGTCAGAGTGGAGCGCAACCGGTTGATAACGGTGTATACATGCTGCAGGCCAAACACTCCGGCAAGTGCGCGGACGTCTACGGCGGCAAGCAGGAAGCGGGTACGCCTGTGATCCAGTGGAGCTGCCACCAGGGCAACAACCAGCGCTGGAACTTCACCCACATCAAAGATGGGTACTATGAAGTTAAAGCCGTGCACAGCGGCAAATGTCTGGATGTCTCCAACTCAAGTAGAAGCAACGGCGCCACGGTGCAGCAATGGTCCTGTAATGGCAGCGCAGCTCAGCAATGGAAAGCAGTGGACAACGGCGACGGCACGTTCCGTCTGGTGTCTGGCGTGAGCGGCAAAGTGTTTGATGTTAAAGAAGTCTCAACGGCTAGCGGCATGGCTATCCATCAGTGGGACTGGGTTGGCGGCGACAACCAACGCTGGTATCTGAAGCGCGTGAAGTAA
- a CDS encoding cation diffusion facilitator family transporter, which produces MSHSSSHQHDHHAGHAHHHGHFHGASSNYNKAFAWGVALNLGFVVVEVIYGLIADSLALITDAGHNLSDVLGLLLAWGASYLATRSPTSRRTYGFRRGTILASLLSAILLLLALGAIAWEAAHRINQPVRVDGMTVIVVSLIGVVINTATALMFLSGQKHDLNIKGAFLHMAADAGVSFGVAAAGVIIMFTGWLWLDPVISLLIVAIILFGTWGLFRDSLNLAMDTVPSHINPDEVEAFLRSYAGVTDIHDLHIWAMSTTEVALTVHLLIPNQSVDDVFLGELALQLNERFRIGHCTVQVERGDGASCHLAHPGSL; this is translated from the coding sequence ATGTCGCACTCAAGTTCTCATCAGCATGATCATCACGCTGGTCATGCGCATCACCATGGTCACTTTCACGGAGCCTCCTCGAACTATAACAAGGCCTTTGCCTGGGGCGTGGCGCTGAATCTTGGGTTTGTCGTGGTGGAGGTGATCTATGGACTGATCGCCGATTCGTTGGCGCTGATCACTGACGCTGGGCACAATTTAAGCGATGTGCTGGGTTTACTTCTAGCCTGGGGCGCTTCCTATCTGGCGACGCGTTCGCCGACCTCCCGACGCACTTACGGATTTCGCCGGGGAACAATTCTGGCCTCCCTGTTAAGCGCGATTCTTCTACTGCTGGCGTTGGGAGCGATCGCCTGGGAGGCCGCCCACCGAATCAATCAGCCTGTAAGGGTGGATGGCATGACTGTGATTGTCGTGTCGCTTATTGGCGTAGTTATCAATACTGCGACGGCGTTGATGTTTCTGAGTGGTCAAAAGCACGATCTCAATATCAAAGGCGCATTTCTGCACATGGCGGCGGATGCCGGCGTATCTTTTGGGGTGGCGGCGGCGGGAGTCATTATTATGTTTACCGGCTGGTTGTGGCTTGATCCGGTGATCAGTCTGCTCATTGTCGCCATCATCCTGTTTGGGACCTGGGGGCTGTTTCGGGATTCGCTTAATCTCGCCATGGACACAGTGCCTTCTCATATCAATCCTGATGAAGTGGAGGCGTTCTTGCGCAGCTATGCTGGCGTAACGGATATCCATGATCTTCATATCTGGGCGATGAGCACCACGGAAGTTGCGCTAACCGTTCATTTACTTATTCCCAATCAATCTGTGGATGACGTCTTTCTCGGGGAGTTGGCGCTTCAATTAAACGAGCGCTTCCGTATCGGCCATTGCACCGTTCAGGTCGAAAGAGGGGACGGAGCGTCCTGTCATTTGGCTCACCCTGGTAGCCTGTAA
- a CDS encoding alpha/beta fold hydrolase, with amino-acid sequence MQSLTGYKVGGDGQPILLLHSSMSSKTQWKMLTSQLQENYRTLAVDLWGYGEAPYPAELAERFCLQDEVDRVLAVLEQEQQDSAPLHVVGHSYGAATALRFATQYPERILSLTIYEPVAFHLLSPEEPAFLEIVEVVKGLERTLAQNDDMSATQQFIDYWSGPGAFKRYPSDIRNALSGQIRKVALDFKALIEEPTRLQDYASFPFNTYLMAGEKSPLSSRRISERLKESLPNLEFKQTPWGHMAPITHVAEINDLILARFQN; translated from the coding sequence ATGCAGTCTTTGACTGGATACAAGGTTGGCGGTGACGGCCAGCCTATATTGCTCCTGCACAGCTCAATGAGCTCCAAAACTCAATGGAAAATGCTCACCAGCCAACTGCAGGAAAACTACCGCACCCTGGCGGTGGATCTATGGGGGTACGGCGAAGCTCCCTATCCGGCCGAGCTGGCGGAGCGCTTCTGCTTGCAGGACGAAGTGGATCGCGTCCTCGCCGTGTTGGAACAAGAGCAGCAGGACAGCGCCCCACTACATGTAGTCGGTCACTCTTATGGGGCCGCCACGGCGTTGCGGTTTGCGACGCAATACCCCGAACGCATTCTCAGCCTGACCATCTACGAGCCGGTCGCGTTTCATCTGCTATCGCCCGAGGAGCCGGCATTTCTGGAGATTGTGGAAGTCGTAAAAGGGTTGGAGCGGACCCTCGCGCAAAACGACGATATGTCGGCGACTCAGCAGTTTATTGATTACTGGTCCGGCCCGGGCGCATTCAAACGCTACCCCTCAGATATTCGTAACGCGCTAAGCGGACAGATCAGAAAAGTGGCGCTGGACTTCAAGGCGCTAATAGAAGAGCCCACCCGACTGCAGGATTACGCCAGCTTTCCATTCAACACCTACCTGATGGCGGGCGAGAAGAGCCCGCTGTCATCCCGGCGCATCAGTGAACGCCTGAAGGAAAGTCTGCCCAACCTTGAATTCAAGCAGACGCCCTGGGGTCATATGGCGCCGATTACTCATGTGGCGGAAATCAACGATCTGATTCTGGCGCGGTTCCAGAATTAG
- a CDS encoding TatD family hydrolase, with amino-acid sequence MFDIGVNLTNGRYKGKLQQLLDDSRDRGVEGMIAIGTSVKESLASAKIAEEHPGYVFATAGVHPHDAKTLDQEGLKTLKSLLQQPHVVAVGEMGLDFNRNFSTPEDQEWAFTAQLELNREFQKPLYLHERDAYTRQMEILRAHRNCFEHGVTHCFTGTREALFGYLDLGLHIGVTGWICDERRAGDLVNLVKEIPRDRLLVETDSPFLMPRSIKPRPRNNTNFPWLVREVIRIVALYRGETEEDVREYTAENARRLFQTG; translated from the coding sequence ATGTTTGATATCGGCGTCAATTTGACCAATGGCCGCTATAAAGGAAAGTTACAGCAGTTGCTGGACGACAGCCGCGACCGTGGGGTCGAGGGAATGATCGCTATTGGAACCAGCGTTAAAGAAAGCCTCGCCTCTGCAAAGATTGCCGAAGAGCATCCTGGTTATGTCTTCGCCACCGCAGGCGTACACCCTCACGACGCCAAGACTCTAGATCAGGAAGGCCTGAAAACCTTGAAGTCCCTGCTTCAGCAACCTCATGTGGTCGCAGTGGGTGAGATGGGGTTGGATTTCAACCGCAACTTTTCCACTCCCGAAGATCAGGAGTGGGCGTTCACGGCTCAGCTTGAATTGAACCGTGAATTCCAGAAGCCGCTTTATCTCCATGAAAGAGACGCCTACACGCGCCAAATGGAAATACTCAGGGCGCACCGGAATTGCTTCGAGCATGGTGTGACGCATTGTTTCACCGGAACCCGGGAGGCGCTCTTTGGCTATTTAGACCTGGGGTTACACATTGGCGTAACAGGCTGGATATGCGATGAACGCAGAGCGGGCGATCTGGTGAATTTGGTTAAAGAGATTCCCCGCGACAGACTTCTCGTCGAAACGGACAGTCCGTTTCTTATGCCGAGAAGTATTAAACCGCGTCCGCGCAATAACACTAATTTCCCATGGCTTGTGCGAGAAGTGATTCGTATAGTGGCGCTGTATCGCGGCGAGACGGAAGAAGACGTGCGCGAATACACAGCGGAAAACGCCCGCCGCCTGTTCCAAACGGGTTAA
- a CDS encoding acyl-CoA dehydrogenase, whose translation MTVLLLLLAALALAYFGAGALSWTVLFTIAALAFSFTDPGFAGLLVVWGLFIAAAVLLNSSSIRRRYVTAPILAWVGKTLPGISDTEKEAIEAGTVSWDGDLFTGMPDWNKLLAMSKPTLTKEDKAFIDGPVEQLCEMLNDWEITHQRYDLSPATWKFIKENGFFGMIIPKKYGGLELSALAHSTAVMKVATRSITGAVTVMVPNSLGPGELLLHYGTEEQKDYYLPRLAKGEEIPCFALTAPKAGSDAGAITDKGIVCKGEWEGKEVIGLRLTWNKRYITLAPVATVLGLAFKVYDPDHLIGDEVERGVSCALIPTSTPGVKTGARHLPLNTVFMNGPTWGEDVFIPMDFLIGGEKYIGKGWAMLMNCLSVGRAISLPALSAGAGKLSSLTSGAYARIREQFNLPVGYFEGVQEALARIGGLTYLMDSARVMTAGLLDNHEKPAVPSAILKYHNTEKMRAVVGAAMDVHAGRGVIKGPRNYIARVYQAIPISITVEGANILTRSLMIFGQGAIRAHPYLLQEMEAAQNPNKEKALDEFDHLFFKHVRRNLQLTARSLVLALTGSTVASAPESARETRPYFRDMTRLAAAFGLVSDVTLASLGGELKRREMISGRLGDCLSYLYLGSSVLKRFHDDGCPKSDAPLMHWAMRYCQYEIQNALHEVLRNYPVKALGVLLRPLVFPLGRHYERADDAICREIAEMLLHPSEARDRLVDGVYRNTRPDDPVGRIENAFLKKVGVASLEKRIKKAIKAGDIPDDDLYAMLEAAVNKKILTTDEAERYREAEEAVDDAIQVDHFDPHELPVTQSD comes from the coding sequence ATGACCGTTTTGCTTCTGTTACTGGCGGCGTTGGCGTTGGCTTATTTCGGCGCTGGCGCGTTGTCCTGGACAGTCCTTTTCACTATCGCCGCTCTGGCTTTCTCGTTCACCGATCCCGGTTTCGCCGGTTTGTTGGTCGTCTGGGGGCTGTTTATCGCGGCGGCGGTGCTGCTTAACTCCTCTTCGATACGACGGCGGTACGTCACCGCGCCGATTCTCGCCTGGGTGGGCAAGACGCTGCCGGGCATTTCCGATACCGAGAAAGAAGCCATCGAGGCGGGTACAGTCAGTTGGGACGGTGATTTGTTCACTGGCATGCCTGACTGGAACAAGCTGCTCGCGATGAGCAAACCCACCCTGACCAAAGAAGACAAAGCCTTTATCGACGGACCGGTGGAGCAATTGTGCGAAATGCTCAACGACTGGGAAATTACGCACCAACGCTATGACCTGAGCCCGGCGACCTGGAAATTCATCAAGGAAAATGGCTTCTTTGGGATGATCATTCCGAAAAAGTATGGCGGACTGGAGCTGTCCGCGCTGGCGCATTCCACTGCGGTGATGAAAGTCGCCACCCGCAGCATCACTGGCGCTGTGACAGTCATGGTGCCCAACTCGCTGGGGCCGGGCGAGCTGCTGCTGCATTACGGTACGGAGGAGCAGAAGGATTACTACTTGCCCCGTCTTGCCAAAGGCGAAGAAATTCCCTGCTTTGCGCTGACGGCGCCCAAGGCGGGTTCAGACGCCGGCGCTATCACTGATAAAGGCATTGTCTGCAAAGGCGAGTGGGAAGGTAAGGAAGTCATTGGTCTGCGTCTGACCTGGAATAAGCGATACATCACCCTGGCGCCGGTGGCGACTGTGTTGGGGCTGGCGTTTAAAGTCTATGACCCGGACCATCTGATTGGCGATGAAGTCGAGCGGGGCGTCTCCTGCGCCCTGATTCCCACCAGTACTCCGGGCGTAAAAACCGGCGCGCGCCATTTGCCCCTGAACACTGTGTTTATGAATGGGCCAACTTGGGGCGAAGATGTCTTTATTCCCATGGACTTTTTGATCGGCGGCGAGAAATACATCGGTAAAGGCTGGGCGATGTTGATGAACTGTCTCTCCGTGGGACGCGCTATTTCGTTGCCGGCGTTGAGCGCCGGGGCGGGCAAACTGTCCAGTCTCACCAGCGGCGCCTATGCCCGTATTCGTGAGCAGTTCAACCTGCCGGTCGGGTACTTCGAGGGCGTGCAGGAAGCCTTGGCGCGAATTGGCGGGCTGACCTATCTAATGGATAGCGCCAGAGTGATGACGGCGGGGTTGCTGGATAATCACGAAAAACCTGCGGTGCCTTCGGCCATCTTGAAATATCACAACACTGAAAAAATGCGCGCTGTGGTCGGCGCGGCGATGGATGTGCACGCCGGACGGGGCGTTATCAAAGGGCCGCGCAACTACATCGCGCGGGTATACCAGGCGATTCCTATCAGCATCACGGTGGAAGGCGCCAATATCCTGACTCGCAGTCTGATGATCTTCGGGCAGGGGGCCATTCGCGCGCACCCTTATCTGTTGCAGGAAATGGAAGCGGCGCAGAATCCGAACAAAGAAAAAGCATTGGACGAGTTCGATCATCTTTTCTTCAAGCATGTGCGGCGCAACTTGCAGCTCACGGCGCGATCGCTGGTATTGGCTTTGACGGGGAGCACGGTTGCGTCAGCGCCAGAATCGGCGAGGGAAACCAGACCCTATTTCCGTGATATGACGCGTCTGGCGGCGGCGTTTGGTCTGGTCAGCGACGTGACGCTGGCTTCCCTGGGCGGAGAACTGAAGCGGCGCGAGATGATTTCAGGGCGACTGGGCGACTGTTTAAGCTATCTCTATCTGGGTTCAAGTGTCTTGAAGCGTTTTCATGATGATGGCTGTCCTAAATCAGACGCCCCGCTGATGCACTGGGCGATGCGCTACTGCCAATATGAAATTCAGAATGCGTTGCATGAAGTGCTGCGCAACTATCCGGTGAAGGCGCTGGGCGTGCTGCTGAGACCGCTGGTGTTTCCTTTGGGGCGCCATTACGAGCGCGCCGACGACGCTATTTGCCGTGAGATTGCGGAGATGTTGCTGCACCCCTCTGAAGCCCGAGACAGGTTGGTGGACGGTGTCTACCGCAACACTCGTCCAGATGATCCGGTAGGCCGAATCGAAAACGCCTTCCTGAAAAAAGTTGGCGTGGCCAGCCTGGAGAAGCGTATCAAGAAGGCGATTAAAGCCGGAGATATTCCGGATGACGATCTATACGCCATGTTAGAGGCCGCGGTGAACAAGAAAATTCTCACCACGGACGAGGCGGAGCGCTATCGCGAAGCAGAGGAAGCGGTGGACGACGCCATTCAAGTCGACCATTTTGATCCTCACGAGCTACCCGTGACGCAATCTGACTAG